The sequence below is a genomic window from Cucumis melo cultivar AY chromosome 5, USDA_Cmelo_AY_1.0, whole genome shotgun sequence.
ttttttaaggtaCTTGTGAGTGATGACAAAACATGTTAAAAGAACCTGTGTTTGGTTATGAGGACGACTTTCACTTTAATAAGTCTTCAACACAAGCAAGGATGACATGACAATGTCAAAATGGATACATGGTAGTGTCAAAGCAATCAAGTACCGAATCCGGATTCTGAATCTTGGTTCGAATTCTGCTCGAGGCATTACAATGTGGTAAGTTTTAAGACATGAGTTTGCTCATCCGATTAGTCTGATTGGTAGAAAGGCCTTTTAAGATTAGAAAATTATGGAACTAATGCATGTTAAGTCAGCTCATAACCCCTCTTTTAGTTgattttgtaacgacccaactttccggactaagctgaggtcactactaaataccaaaactcgaccatacaacataaaatttaaaacggaccggttacgattcattaaaaacgttagaaacattacaaaagacagtttcgggccctattttaaatcaatcataaaagtctcaaataaaaaaaactcaCGTCATCAGTTCAAagtcacaaaccaaatattctaacaaaaatacatagcggaaacaataagaaaaccagacgcgtccatatggccttcacgcatccttcctgcctctcgtcggtctgcccctcgctgtgcccttacctgaaagtttaagaagagaaaagggtgagtataaacatacccagtaagggacccactactgggctcgtcagggaacaacagttaacttcctattcaggggtaccctacataacagtctagtggttccgtagaacgcacatatcagtctagtgctcccgaaggatgcacatatcagtctagtgctcccgaaggatgcacacatcagtctagtgctcccgaaggatacacacatcagtctagtgctcccgaaggatgcacacatcagtctagtgctcccgaaggatgcacacatcagtctagtgctcccgagggatgcacatatcagtaaggcacactaccccatagatgaagctaaccgttacccctcagtccatactaaaccgtctacaacagtcataccccgtccacactcatattacaatttcgtcataggctttgccagtcagatagaacaggtttaaacaactacatcctcagttgccatgcgcgtaaccgtaacttcaaggtccatcgacatgcaattccaatctaccacgtaacccgttaacataaccacactataccggaCATCTAACATCGGGGTCTACTAGCAAGaaactccttatacccgataaCGCACAAattacaactagcggtcgcatttctcttacatcagacaagaatatattaacaatgcttaaaagtcaaacacacaaatatttattcggtacaattactaacgtgtaatcccctgtggactactacgtttccagcctcgctccgaggtccagtagtaggaaaacccttacctgaaacttggttatgcccctcgatcgagtccacgctcaacagatccacctaaacgaaaacacgcaGGTTTTAATCGaagatactagtagaagtcattttaaatggtcctaagcgacatccgttgacttactcgaggaaaggaaaactatctccaaacaagcctgccgcagaacccgagaacttaaacgtcaattccttaataccttcaagggatgaaagataggaccaaagcttattccaatattcaactcgaatcggatatggcaacattagggaattcatcaaaaacaatccttaccgaagactcaccgtgacccgaagtggaggaaggaaggcttaggtggctcggctcggctcggctcactctcggctcggctcggcttggcctcgactcacggctcggctcgctctcggctcggctcggcttggcctcggctcacggctcggctcggctcggcttggcctcggctcacagctcggctcaactcggctcggctcggcttggcctcggctcagctcggctcggctcggcttaactcgacTTGGTTCTCGGCtaggctcgcggctcgcggctcggctcaactcggctcggctcggcttaactcggttcgcggctcggctcgcggctcggctccacTCGGCTCGCAGCTTGAAACACGGGTTGGATTGATTCGGgttttcgggtcgggtcggcttgaaaACGGGCAACCTCCACTACAAGAGAcgtgggtactcccgacgcacaaatacgtcggcgaaaatgcaaagcacgtcgggaaaggatatcccgacgtacaaaacgacgtcgggaagaacgtcggggcaaatgcgtcgcgagaggctttcccgacgccgtaccaaatCGGCGTCGGGAacggctttcccgacgccgtgagatgcgtcggcatcgacggcgtcgggaaaaccttattcccgacgtcgtctatgccgacgcatctcacggcgtcgggaaagcctattttccgacgtttttttcccgacgtaatgaacgtcgggaaatattttttatatatttttttaaatattttatttttacttttttccttataatattttgctcaaacattcacaatgatgttcggattgctcaaaaaaatttggcgacgttttggattaaattaataaatatacaaacacaaattaaaaaatagaattaaaattaataatacgaataagttgactacaagaaaatatagttctcaatatacaaaaaacataaacataagacccaatctcccaacgaggtgcgtatgcgcgtcattctacaccttcggtcctaaaaatggtataaaaataactaagtttaatacataatcatatattgcaaaaacttaagaataatagagacatatacgacgtaccgcagggctagggatcatgtggtggtccctgttgtgcacgagttaggtcttcaatcatctttttcatagcttccacttgtgaagctaatgcttggtgatttctatcttgtacttcaatccgttccaaagcttcatgaagtttagcttataattcaatctctttttgtgtggactgcgaacaagatgtcgacgaactgcttgcacttgccgttctgcgggccttcggcttgggtccccaaccaaggccttttgagtagcctggtcgtctacccaacacctgatcgcatatctcatcctcagagagtggctgactaccctctggggtaggctgggattggagttccagcatttgattctgcaacaaatttaaaaattatgttaggtaacgcgcaaaaatatataataaaagtggataattaataagggtataacttacatgcgcatcctcggcggcctgcgacacgaatgtcccagctcgaacgtgtgtttcccggaacaattccacacgatcgaccggctgaactcttctttcagcgagctcatactgtcgttgtagaaacgacttggacccgctactatgattgtaaggctgcttctgtctagcagccttgtttgtccgtgattgctcctgcattaaaacaattatattgtttatttcttatacatataaaaacttgttatcataattaatcatgacaaatacctggaatgcacggctgatataatggtcgcagaggaagtgtcaatcctcatcacgtccaaccaatgcgtttggtgggttggcacgagcctcctccgggtcgctgtactttttgaaatgtttatgacagtcggcccggaactctttaaaggtcgtgagcatctgatgctcaacaaacctgttcattgcttgatcattgaaatcaagcacaaagaatcgctgcacattacaaacataacacattagattggttaaagttagatatgtttcaaatgaaatcatatataaatgtgtagtgcatttaattacctggaggtcgcccttgacgacctcaatgtattctctcccaacgtccgtccacttaagacagcggacgggaaatgtctttcgcacgcacacgcctatcgcttGGCTGAAGCGAAtggcgtgtggagaaataggcttctccgctccaggggcgatcgtcatcggaatgcgcccatttattgcaacgtggcgctctaactccaagagtcgagactgcgcacgtctcctaggagtcggagtcgtttgttgagaagaagaccctgctcaataaatagacaataagATATAAAGTTAGGAACccctacatgaaatatttgtaagttaaaaatgaataaaattcttagactcacccgtattgtcgcccacagatgacgaccctcccgcaatgttatctaaatcctcctcaaactggaggaacatatcgtccgtctccataaaacttgatcgtcgatatgacataatgactatggacatataaaaaacaaacattcaataaccaaatacaaacacatagctagaatcaaaatatataaactagatataaatatgtgcatacgtggtttaatttgtcactataattcctcatcgcttgcatgtgacaagtgttcatccacatcgtcgatgaagtcgtcagtgacatgacgcacaactggtctttcaacgattgtgggatcaacgtcatttctgcatagagtgtcatcctcgatgtggtcatccacttggtggcttacaacaacttctactatattaatatggtcattctgaacatcctccacttctggcacgtcccaaatacgcttattttggatgacttgcacaactttccaattgataccattttttggatcatctacataaaaaacttgatgtgcttgagttgcaagaattacaggttcctccGCGTACCAAAATCGGGatgtgttgagagatttgtaccctaCTTCAATGTGTGtcgttctttgacttttgtttacgtccgtgtcataccaccgacacttaaatagccatacatttcttcccaacggatattgtacgtgcaacacttcgtccagaacaccgtagaaattattgtctccagttccacttgcatcgctttcaccaatgaccattATTCCACTATTTTGAGTAGTACGTCGAGAATCAAGTTCAATAGTGTGAAATCTTACACCACCAacgatgcatccattgtaacaacgaaCGTCAAAGGATGGTCCCATCgctagtgagaagaaatcatcagATAGGTTTGCAGACTGACGCAGTTCTAACACCTGTGCTCGAAACCATTCAGGGAATGCTCGTTCATGTATTTTATACAAATCCATAGAAGTTTGAGCATGTCGACGTTGgagcctcaaatgtttcctaatagagatgagtttaatttctgtaagaacaatatataacaaatatttaaaaattacaaagatgatgaatatgcttacttgcgatactctgATATTTCGTCAGCATTATTCagtatgtaccaatggaagagtcgtttctcttcctctgatatagcacgaacacttgatgcacctaagggtcgtactttctgcttgaaaatttcaaagtcaccaattacctcgttctctacaatggtatcatcatttcgctcatctctGGTGAATCGAGTCTCTATACCACGTAGGTAACGTGAACAAAAGGTACTAGATTCATTCATGATATGGCCTTCTGCAATTGACCCCTcaggacgtgctttgtttctaacatactGCTTTAACGTTCGTAGACTCCTTTCAAtcggatacatccaactataagaaACCGGACCAGTAATCttcgtttcatatggtaagtgaacggcaaggtgcaccataacgctaaaaaaggcaggtggaaatattctttccaacttacaaagtatgattatgatatctgcttgcaatctgtctagatcacttactcttatcgttcgGGCGCACAAGTCAcggaaaaaattacataattcggTTATAGCAGTGTATACGTTCTTcggtaagaatgctcgaataccaattggtagcagtcgatgtaataaaacatgacaatcatgcgtttttagtcctgatattttcccgtctctttcatgcacacatctcgatatattggaaacaaatccatcgggaaacttaactgatttcagaaacttacaaaactctactcgttcactggtagtcaacgtgtagctcgcatgtggcttcaccaatcagttacccacttctacaagatgtaaatcctttcttatcttcagatcttgtaAGTCCAACCtagcattcgtggtatccttcgttttcccttcgatgttcaataacgtaccaatcaaattgtcacaaacattcttctcaatgtgcattacatcaagtttgtgacgtaacaaaAGTCTCGACCAATAaggaagattgaaaaaaatacttttcttcgtccaattaagagctctctttcttttcttatcctgtattgaaggatgtttactcataactggaaattccaactgatctagttgttctaatatttcatgcccattcatcaccacaggaggagccttacgctctacctttccatcgtgtagcctacttctacgccacacgtgattctgtggaagatagcgtctatgtcccatgaaagatattctacctcgtatcccgaaggacgatctatcactcatgcatataggacatgcctgataccccttcgtactccaccctgataggtcaccatacgccgggaagtcattaatcgtccacaacaaggctgcgtatagctgaaagaactgacctgtaagagagtcatacgtacgcaccccaaaagtccataagtctttcaattcctcaatcaatgattggagatacacatcaatttccctaccaggagatttaggaccgggtatgagcaatgacataaagaaatttgtctctttcatgcatttccatggtggcaaattgtaaggaagtaacacaacaggccacatactgtacgaggtactcatttgaccaaatgggttaaacccatctgaagccaagcccaaacgcacgtttcgtggatcagaagcaaaatcaggaaattcagaatcgaagtgcttccacccctctgcatcagctggatgtctcaagacatcatctgtttcaacacgtttgtccctatgccatctcatgtcagcagacccttcctgcgatacaaacaagcgctgtaatctaggtactaaaggaaagtggcgcaataccttatgcggaatttttttccctctattatgattaaccttgtacctagcctcgccacatgtaggacaatgttgcaaatcagcaaactctttccaatacaatacacaatcatacttgcacgcgtgaatagtctcgtatcccaagcccaagtcacgaagttttcatTGGAAGTTTTcattgcttcataaaatgaactaggaatagtactattacacattggaaacgctgctcttaaaagttctaacaacatgtcgaacgacttgttactccaaccatttataactttcacatgcatcaacttaaccaaaaaattcaacgacgaaaattcagaacaaccggggtacaactcattacgtgcttgattcaataagtcctgaaatatattatttgttgtatcttcatctatatttaccccaacattcatcgccatttcatcttccaaacgaaattcctctatttcctcttcatgttcaataggggcttgtaaatcatttagcataccaaagatatcaccttcttcattaaattgtgtactactagttccttcattaaaaggattactactagttccttcctcaaagttttctgtacctctatagcttaatgactctccatgatacacccattctgtgtagtagggggatattcctaTAGTCAGCAGATGTctttccacaccctctaatgagctccaatttaaattcaaacatctcttgcatggacacctcaatcgtccgtaagcatcaacgtgaaatttggcaaattctaaaaattgggtcattccatgtctatactcaagggataacttatttctaagtttcatccaacccttatccataactgcaggatagccaacacaacctaattattaacaacacaatacttcaaaatatcttcacatcctacaaacccctccaaactacaaaggctaccataactgcaggatagccaacacaacctaattattaacaacaaaatacttcaagctatcctaactaccaccccttgataccagcaaattcaaaacaaaaaaggctaccataactgcaggatagccatcccaaacataaacaaattcaaaacaaaaaaggctaccataactgcaggatagccatcccaaacataaacaaattcaaaacaaaaaaggctaccataactgcaggatagcaaaaacaaatcttaacacacatattacattcccaattcaatttaactattaactccccccccccccctccaatttcaatttttcattcaactataaattcccccccccccccccccccatctcaattttcaatttaacttaaaccccctccctccaattcaattttaaatttaactattaactccactccccccccccccctccaatttcaattttccattcaactataaattcccctcccccccccccccccaatttcaattttcaattttcaattttcaattcaaatataaacccccctcccaattcaattttcaatttaacaataaacccctcccccaattcaacccccattcaattttattcaattttctaaaacaaaaatcctaaaccattcaaatttcaaatttcaattcaactacaaattacacacactctatacaaaaatacatttaacaaacaaaaatctattccaaaagaaaatcctaaactaattttcataaaaaataaccctaaactaatttttatcaaaaaaaaaccctaaaacataaacttaaacta
It includes:
- the LOC127149278 gene encoding uncharacterized protein LOC127149278; its protein translation is MDKGWMKLRNKLSLEYRHGMTQFLEFAKFHVDAYGRLRCPCKRCLNLNWSSLEGVERHLLTIGISPYYTEWVYHGESLSYRGTENFEEGTSSNPFNEGTSSTQFNEEGDIFGMLNDLQAPIEHEEEIEEFRLEDEMAMNVGVNIDEDTTNNIFQDLLNQARNELFRETHVRAGTFVSQAAEDAHNQMLELQSQPTPEGSQPLSEDEICDQVLGRRPGYSKGLGWGPKPKARRTASASSSSTSCSQSTQKEIEL